Below is a genomic region from Vulgatibacter sp..
TCGAGACCGGCGCGGTGCTCCGGGACGGCGCCACCCCCCTCACCTCCGCCGGCTTCAAGAGCACCGAGCCGAAGGAGGGCGTGCCCCGCCTCGCCCACGTGGCGGTGGTGCCCGTCGCCGTGGTGCTGGCGGTGACGGTGATCGGCTTGCTGTGGGACGGCGGAGGCCTCTCGGCCATCGCCGCCTCACCCGCGGCGCTCTTCTCCTTCTCGATGTGGCGCGACGCCTTCGGCGGCGCCGAGAACTCGACCCTGGTGCTCGGCGTCGCCTCCCTCACCGGATCGGCGGTGGCCTTCGCGCTGGTCCTCGGGCGGCGGCTCCTCCCGCTTCGCGACGCGGTGCTCGCCTACGGCCGCGGCATGCAGGCGATGTGGCTGGCGATCGTGATCCTCACCCTCGCCTGGGGGATCAAGGCGGTCTGCGACGATCTCGGCACCAGCCACTTCCTCGTGGCGGGCCTGCGCGACGTGATCCATCCGGCGGCGCTGCCCCTGGCGATCTTCTTCCTCGCGGCGCTCATCGCCTTCGCCACCGGCACCTCGTGGGGAACGATGGGGATCCTGATCCCCACCGCGGCGCCGCTCGCCTTCCACCTCGCCGGCCCCGAGATGATGTTCCTCTCCCTGGCGGCGGTCCTCGACGGCGCCATCTTCGGCGACCACGTCTCGCCGATCAGCGACACCACGGTGATGTCCTCGATCGCCACCGGCTCCGATCACCTCGACCACGTGCGGACGCAGTTCCCCTACGCGACGGTGACCATGCTGGTCGCCGCGGTGGCAGGCTACGGGCTCAACGCGCTCGGCTACGCCTACGCCTTCAGCTGGCTGCTCGGGCCGGTGGCGCTGGTGGCGGTGATCTTCGCCCTCGGCAGGAAGGTCGAGGGGCGCAAGGCCGAGGCCCCGGCGCCGCAGCTCGACCCGCAGCCCTGACCGAAGCTCAAGGCCCCTTGCGCTGGGGCACCGGGACGAGGCTCCGCTGCACCTGCTTCACCGCTGCGGTGAGGAGCTCCACCTCGCGTTTGGTGGGCTCCCCGCGGACGAGGAGGCGGCGGAGCTCGGCGAGGATGAGGTGGGGTTGCTGCGGGTTGAGGAAGCCCGCGTCGAGCAGCATGGTCCGGGCGAAGTCCACCAGCCGATCGACCGATTCCCTGCTCGCCATCGTCGCCTGCTGGCGCGGCAGCCGCTCCTGCCGCTGCGCCACGTGGAGCTCGTAGCAGAGGATCGCCGCCGCCTGCGCCAGGTTGATCGAGGGCTGCTCCTCGTCGGTGTCGATCCGGCAGATCGCGTCACATCGATCGACGTCGGCGTCGGTGAGGCCGTGGTTCTCGCTGCCGAGGACCACGCAGACCGTGCCGCCTGCCTGGACCCGGCGGAAGGCCTCCTCCGCCATCTGCCTGGGTGAGAGCGCAGCGCGGCGGCGGATCACGCGGGAGGTGGTGCCGCAGACCCAGGTGAAGGGCGCCACCGCCTCCTCGAAGGTCCGCGCGATGTAGGCGTTTTCGACCACGCGCTCCGACTTCACCGCGGTGCGGGTGTCGAAGTGGTAGGTGGCGGGGTCGGCGATCACCATCCGGTCGAAGCCGAAGTTGACCATGGCACGGGCCACGCCGCCGACGTTGTCCGCGATCCGCGGCTTGTAGAGCACGATTCCGACATCGCCAGCCATTTCCCGTTATCCTCCGCGCCGATGCGCGTCGCGACCTACAACATCAAGCATGGCGGCCTCAAGGGGCCCGAGGCGATTGCCGGGGTGCTTTCTGCGATCGACGCCGATCTCGTCGGCCTGCAGGAGGTCGACGTCGGGGTGCGCCGCTCCGGCGGCATCGACGAGGCCGAGCTGCTCGCACGGCTCGCCGGCCGGGAGGTCGCCTTCGGCGCCGCCTTCCCCTACGAGGGCGGCCACTACGGCGTGGCCCTCCTCTCCCGCTGGCCGATCCGCTCCGTGGAGACGCTGCAGCTGCCCTCCCTCGCCGAGCAGCGGGCGCTGCTGGTGGCGGAGGTGGCGCATCCGGACGGCCTCGTCACCGCGGCGGTGACCCACTTCGGCCTCGATCCGGTGGAGCGGCTCCGGCAGGCCCGCACGGTGGCGGAGCGCCTGCGCGGCCTGCCCCGCGTGGTGCTCTTCGGCGATTTCAACGCCAGCTACAGCGAGCCCTCCCTCGCGATCCTCGCGGCGGAGCTGCGCGACAGCGCCACCAGCGCGGGCCTTTCGCCGCTGCGGAGCTATCCTGCAGACGCGCCCACCATCGGCATCGACCACATCCTCGTCGGCGGCGGCCTCGGCCAGCCGCTGCGGGTCGAGGCGGTCGGGGGCGATGCATCGGATCACCTTCCGGTCGTGGTCGATCTCGGGTAGAAGGCCCGCGAACCTCTGGTCCCAAGGGCTTCGATGCCCTTCGAGGAGTCGCCATGGTCGCCGACGACGTTCTCCACCAGCAGCTGCCCCAGACCCTTCGCGAAACGAACCTCCCCCTGCCCGGCAAGCGCCAGGGCAAGGTCCGTGACACCTACGACCTGGGTGACGAGATGCTCCTCGTCGCCACCGATCGCCTCTCGGCCTTCGACGTGGTGCTCACCACCGTGCCCTTCAAGGGCCAGATCCTGAACCAACTCGCCGCGTGGTGGTTCGAGCAGACGAAGGAAGTGGCCCCGAACCACGTGATCAGCCAGCCCGATCCCAACGCGCTCCTCGCCCGCAAATGCGAGCCGCTCCTGGTCGAGGTGGTGGTCCGCGGCTACATCACCGGCTCGCTCTGGCGCGATTACACCGCGGGCAAGGCCGGGGTCTACGGCATCGACTTCCCGAAGGATCTGAAGAAGGACCAGCCCTTCGCCGAGCCGATCATCACCCCCTCCACCAAGGAGACGGATCCCGGCAAGCACGACGAGCCGATCTCCTCCGCCGAGGTGGTGAGCCGCGGCCTCTGCCCCGCCGGCCTCTGGGAGGAGGTGCAGAAGCGCGCCATCGCCCTCTTCAAGCGCGGCCAGGAGCTCGCCCTGCAGCAGGGGCTGATCCTCGTCGACACGAAGTACGAGTTCGGCCTCTACAAGGGCGAGCTCCTCGTCATCGACGAGATCCACACGCCGGACTCCTCGCGGTATTGGGAGGCTTCCGAGTACCAGCAGCGCTTCGAGGCTGGCGAGGAGCAGCGGATGCTCGACAAGGAGAACATCCGCCAGTGGCTGATCAAGGAGCGCGGCTTCCAGGGCCACGGCACGCCGCCGGAGATCCCGGGCGACGTGCGCGTCGATCTCGCCCAGAAGTACGTGATGAACTACGAGCGGCTCACCGGCGAGGGCTTCCAGCCTGCGGCGGGTGATCCGACTTCGCGCCTCGAGGCGAACCTGCGCAAGGCGGGGATCCTGAAGTAGTCGATCCGCGTTGCTGCGAAACCGAGGCCCGCCGGCGGATGCGCCGCGCGGGCCTCGTTCGTTCCTACTCGGCGGCACAGCTCGCGCTGCAGCCGTCGCCGCTCGTGGTGTTGCCGTCGTCGCAGGCCTCGCCGGTGTCGACCGTTCCGTCGCCACAGCGGGCGGGCTGGCAATTGGTCCGGCAGCTGTCGGGCCGGACGTCGCTGTTGCCCGTCTCCAGCGGCGCGACCAGGGGATCGGTGCCGCCGGCCCAGCAGATGAGGCCGAAGTGCGGGTAGTAGGCCTGCCCGCAGATCGCCCCGGCGCCCCACCGCGGCAGCGCGAGCGCCGAGAAGCGGAGCTGGTTCGGCCCCGCCGCACCGGCAGGCGCCGCTCCCCAGCAGACCACGTCGTCGTTGAGACCGAGGGCGCAGGTGAGGTCTCCGCCTGCGTAAATCTCCTGGATGAATTGCGCAGGCGGCGTCGCCTGCCCTGCGGCGTCATCGCCCCAGCAGACCGGCGGGCCGCTGAAGGGATGGCTCGCGCAGGCGTGGCTGCGGCCGGCTGCCAGATGAGAGGCGAGGGTACCGGATGGCGGGCTCGCCTGCCCGGCGCCATTCTCGCCCCAGCACGAGACCTCGTCGGCGGCGCCGATGGCGCAGAGGTGACGATCGCCCGCGGCGAGACCGCGCCAGGTTCCCAGGGAAGGGGGCACGAAAGGCACGTCGCCCCAGCAGGAGATTCCCGTCCCGTTCGTCGGCCTGCCGCAGGTGAAGTCGCTGCCCGCCACCAGCTCCACGAAGGTGCCGGAGGGAGCGGTGGTCTGCCCGAGGTCACCGGCCCCCCAGCAGGAGACGCCGGTCGGCTGGGTGGCGCAGGCATGGCGCTGTCCCACGGCGAGGAGTTGGAACTGGCCGGCGGGGGGCGTGGCCTGGCCCGCGCCGTTCTCCCCCCAGCAGTCGAGATCGCCGCGGGGCGCCCGGACGCAAGCGAAAGCGTCACCCCAGCGGATCTCGGCGATCGAGGAGGCGCCATCGTCACAGCTCTCGTGGTCCTGTTGAACGATGCCGTCGCCGCAGTACGCGCGCTCGCCTGCGATGGACTCGCAGGTCTCGTCGCAAACGGTGCAGGCACTCACGCGCCCGTAGGGGCAGCGCTCGGTGATCGTGTTGCCGTCGTCGCACCCTTCGCCGCTGTCCCAGACGCCGTCGCCGCAGCTCGCGGGCTGGCAATCGGTCCTGCATGCGTCGGGCAGTACGTCGGAGTTGGTCGGCGAAACGGCTGCCGCCGACCCCCAGCAGCTCACCATGCCGTCGATCCCCAGGGCGCAGGAGCCGCCGGCGCCTGCGTCGACGGCGCGGTAGACACCGTCGGCGGTCTGCGGCGCCCACGGTCCCAGGCAGGTGGCGGAGCCGCTCCGGTCGAGGACACAGACGGTATCGCCCCACGCGGAGAGGGCCACCACCGGGAAGCCAAGGGTGTAGCCCGCGGCCTCCTGGCCCCAGCAGCTGAGCATCCCCTCGCCATCGATCGCGCAGCGCAGCGTGTCGCCGACGGCCACGGCGACGAAGGTGCCTGCAGGCGGCTCGAGATCCCGCGCGCCGGCGCCCCAGCAGGCGATCGCGCCGGCAGCGTCGAGGGCGCAGGCGCTCTCGTCGCCCACCGCCACCGCCGTCCACCCGCCGCCTGCGGGTGGCGGGTCGATCGTGCCCCAGCAATGGAGCGTCCCCTCGCCATCGAGGGCACACGCAGCGGCAGGTCCAGCAGCGAGGCCGTGGAAGCTTCCCTCCGGTGGGGCCGGAACGGCCCCCCAGCAGCGGATCGCGCCAGCCTCGTCGAGGGCGCAGCCGAAGTCGCTGCCCAACTCAATCTCTGCGAAGCTGCCTGTGGGCACGCCGGCGAGGGCCCCGTCACCCCAGCAGCGCAGCCTCCCGTCCTCGA
It encodes:
- a CDS encoding RNA methyltransferase, translating into MAGDVGIVLYKPRIADNVGGVARAMVNFGFDRMVIADPATYHFDTRTAVKSERVVENAYIARTFEEAVAPFTWVCGTTSRVIRRRAALSPRQMAEEAFRRVQAGGTVCVVLGSENHGLTDADVDRCDAICRIDTDEEQPSINLAQAAAILCYELHVAQRQERLPRQQATMASRESVDRLVDFARTMLLDAGFLNPQQPHLILAELRRLLVRGEPTKREVELLTAAVKQVQRSLVPVPQRKGP
- a CDS encoding endonuclease/exonuclease/phosphatase family protein → MRVATYNIKHGGLKGPEAIAGVLSAIDADLVGLQEVDVGVRRSGGIDEAELLARLAGREVAFGAAFPYEGGHYGVALLSRWPIRSVETLQLPSLAEQRALLVAEVAHPDGLVTAAVTHFGLDPVERLRQARTVAERLRGLPRVVLFGDFNASYSEPSLAILAAELRDSATSAGLSPLRSYPADAPTIGIDHILVGGGLGQPLRVEAVGGDASDHLPVVVDLG
- a CDS encoding phosphoribosylaminoimidazolesuccinocarboxamide synthase → MVADDVLHQQLPQTLRETNLPLPGKRQGKVRDTYDLGDEMLLVATDRLSAFDVVLTTVPFKGQILNQLAAWWFEQTKEVAPNHVISQPDPNALLARKCEPLLVEVVVRGYITGSLWRDYTAGKAGVYGIDFPKDLKKDQPFAEPIITPSTKETDPGKHDEPISSAEVVSRGLCPAGLWEEVQKRAIALFKRGQELALQQGLILVDTKYEFGLYKGELLVIDEIHTPDSSRYWEASEYQQRFEAGEEQRMLDKENIRQWLIKERGFQGHGTPPEIPGDVRVDLAQKYVMNYERLTGEGFQPAAGDPTSRLEANLRKAGILK
- a CDS encoding DUF4215 domain-containing protein — translated: MLVRLFPLVLVLGLASGCGDGLDVPKRGLGVQVCGDGRLAPGEACDDGNTRTETCRWNEASCTVCSATCELVPGETSRCGDERIDPLHEGCDDGNAVTESCAYGERCSVCDATCQLVEVARRCGDGAVDADAGEACDEGEANDDTTPDACRLDCQLPRCGDGVIDGDEACEPPGAGACRADCSLPACGDGILDPGEACEPQLDAACRADCTLPLCGDGRIDPGESCDDGAFAVAGVALAEAGGCFLAEGGEVRCVGEALAAVPAEASAGAVRLAAGPSAACAIDGEGAARCWGDDPAGVGLLAPPEGVWGEIALGPGHGCGLRPNGFLVCWGQITELPTARYGWSHLASGHGFSCGISPAGHAFCWGASTFGVLDAPDGTFAEIAAGTHHACALGADDGRAVCWGDGSNGQLAAPELRLHALAAAGDLACALDDDGRPHCWGDLAPWIPAPAGPFERLEVAPGRICGIGAGGAICWGGEPLDAAGIGNTDGLAGTCRSDCSLPRCGDGVIDPAEACDDGNSVDDGNGCSAICTRLGSCGDGVLQPGFEACDDGPADPNCGYGQSCLVCGATCRLVEGLASRCGDGLVDAGAGESCDDGLRSGAFRVVSTAGPHACGILEDGRLRCWGDGALAGVPTGSFAEIELGSDFGCALDEAGAIRCWGAVPAPPEGSFHGLAAGPAAACALDGEGTLHCWGTIDPPPAGGGWTAVAVGDESACALDAAGAIACWGAGARDLEPPAGTFVAVAVGDTLRCAIDGEGMLSCWGQEAAGYTLGFPVVALSAWGDTVCVLDRSGSATCLGPWAPQTADGVYRAVDAGAGGSCALGIDGMVSCWGSAAAVSPTNSDVLPDACRTDCQPASCGDGVWDSGEGCDDGNTITERCPYGRVSACTVCDETCESIAGERAYCGDGIVQQDHESCDDGASSIAEIRWGDAFACVRAPRGDLDCWGENGAGQATPPAGQFQLLAVGQRHACATQPTGVSCWGAGDLGQTTAPSGTFVELVAGSDFTCGRPTNGTGISCWGDVPFVPPSLGTWRGLAAGDRHLCAIGAADEVSCWGENGAGQASPPSGTLASHLAAGRSHACASHPFSGPPVCWGDDAAGQATPPAQFIQEIYAGGDLTCALGLNDDVVCWGAAPAGAAGPNQLRFSALALPRWGAGAICGQAYYPHFGLICWAGGTDPLVAPLETGNSDVRPDSCRTNCQPARCGDGTVDTGEACDDGNTTSGDGCSASCAAE